In Acipenser ruthenus chromosome 15, fAciRut3.2 maternal haplotype, whole genome shotgun sequence, a genomic segment contains:
- the LOC117422423 gene encoding uncharacterized protein LOC117422423 isoform X1: MEEGEQMDMLGEQLYSIIYPKYSDIAGKLTGMLLELPGSVIEEMIKDKRMLSDGIEKALCALQLSSASNSNSESTDSLGERLYNLVDLYNTGHSEKITGMLLEQKKEEVKKLFLDSKLLEENINVALKTLEQQNRIKMETLVSSEFDEKEKLGESLFAMIEEIDAENCADITGMLLEMDVCTLQKLQCDRGALESAVHRAQVALLPSPALDTTVESDLDSETEKLGEELYSYIISTDFRKYADRITGMLLELPKKLVIDLLNSPDRLNMKLEEAASVLEDI; this comes from the exons atggaggaaggagagcAGATGGACATGCTCGGAGAACAGCTTTACAGCATCATTTATCCTAAGTACTCAGACATTGCTGGAAAACTGACAG GAATGCTGTTGGAACTCCCTGGGTCAGTAATAGAAGAGATGATAAAGGATAAAAGAATGCTGTCTGATGGTATTGAGAAAGCACTTTGTGCTCTTCAGTTATCATCAGCCAG TAATAGTAATTCCGAGTCCACAGACTCGCTAGGGGAACGTCTGTACAATCTTGTTGATCTCTACAACACTGGTCACAGTGAGAAGATAACAG GAATGCTGTTGGAGCAGAAAAAGGAAGAAGTGAAGAAGCTATTTCTGGATTCAAAACTGTTGGAAGAAAATATTAATGTTGCATTAAAAACACTTGAACA ACAAAACCGGATTAAGATGGAAACCCTTGTTTCATCTGAGTTTGATGAGAAGGAAAAGCTGGGAGAGAGTCTGTTTGCAATGATAGAGGAAATTGATGCAGAGAACTGTGCAGACATTACGG GTATGCTGTTAGAAATGGACGTGTGTACCCTGCAGAAGCTGCAGTGTGACAGGGGGGCTCTTGAGTCTGCAGTACACAGAGCTCAGGTAGCCCTGCTTCCTTCTCCAGCGCTGGACACCACTGTGGAGAGTGACTTGGACAGTGAGACAGAGAAATTGGGTGAAGAACTATACTCTTATATCATTTCTACTGATTTTAGAAAGTATGCAGACAGGATTACAG GTATGTTGCTGGAATTGCCCAAAAAACTTGTGATTGACCTTTTAAACTCACCGGATAGACTAAACATGAAACTGGAGGAGGCTGCTTCAGTTCTTGAAGATATTTAA
- the LOC117422195 gene encoding large ribosomal subunit protein eL28, with the protein MSAHLQWMVIRNCSSFLIKRNGQTYSTEPNNLKSKNSFRFNGLVHRKTVGVEPAADGKGVVVVLKKRAGQRKPATSYEKITINKNSRATLNSLRHIIRKNSYRKDLRMAALRRASAILRSQKPVVVRKKRTRAAKTA; encoded by the exons ATGTCTGCTCATCTGCAGTGGATGGTTATCCGTAACTGCTCCAGCTTCCTCATCAAGAGGAATGGGCAGACCTACAGCACT GAACCCAACAACCTGAAGTCCAAGAACTCCTTCCGTTTCAATGGGCTTGTCCACAGAAAAACTGTTGGTGTGGAGCCTGCAGCCGATGGAAAGGGAGTTGTCGTAGTCCTCAAGAAGCGTGCAG GTCAGCGTAAACCAGCCACATCTTATGAGAAGATCACCATCAACAAGAACTCCCGTGCTACCCTGAACAGCCTGCGCCACATCATCCGTAAGAATAGCTACAGGAAGGATCTCCGTATG GCTGCTCTGCGTCGTGCTAGCGCCATTCTGAGGAGCCAAAAGCCAGTGGTTGTAAGGAAGAAGCGCACCAGGGCTGCCAAGACAGCATAA
- the LOC117422423 gene encoding uncharacterized protein LOC117422423 isoform X2, giving the protein MEEGEQMDMLGEQLYSIIYPKYSDIAGKLTGMLLELPGSVIEEMIKDKRMLSDGIEKALCALQLSSASNSNSESTDSLGERLYNLVDLYNTGHSEKITGMLLEQKKEEVKKLFLDSKLLEENINVALKTLEQQNRIKMETLVSSEFDEKEKLGESLFAMIEEIDAENCADITGMLLEMDVCTLQKLQCDRGALESAVHRAQVALLPSPALDTTVESDLDSETEKLGMLLELPKKLVIDLLNSPDRLNMKLEEAASVLEDI; this is encoded by the exons atggaggaaggagagcAGATGGACATGCTCGGAGAACAGCTTTACAGCATCATTTATCCTAAGTACTCAGACATTGCTGGAAAACTGACAG GAATGCTGTTGGAACTCCCTGGGTCAGTAATAGAAGAGATGATAAAGGATAAAAGAATGCTGTCTGATGGTATTGAGAAAGCACTTTGTGCTCTTCAGTTATCATCAGCCAG TAATAGTAATTCCGAGTCCACAGACTCGCTAGGGGAACGTCTGTACAATCTTGTTGATCTCTACAACACTGGTCACAGTGAGAAGATAACAG GAATGCTGTTGGAGCAGAAAAAGGAAGAAGTGAAGAAGCTATTTCTGGATTCAAAACTGTTGGAAGAAAATATTAATGTTGCATTAAAAACACTTGAACA ACAAAACCGGATTAAGATGGAAACCCTTGTTTCATCTGAGTTTGATGAGAAGGAAAAGCTGGGAGAGAGTCTGTTTGCAATGATAGAGGAAATTGATGCAGAGAACTGTGCAGACATTACGG GTATGCTGTTAGAAATGGACGTGTGTACCCTGCAGAAGCTGCAGTGTGACAGGGGGGCTCTTGAGTCTGCAGTACACAGAGCTCAGGTAGCCCTGCTTCCTTCTCCAGCGCTGGACACCACTGTGGAGAGTGACTTGGACAGTGAGACAGAGAAATTGG GTATGTTGCTGGAATTGCCCAAAAAACTTGTGATTGACCTTTTAAACTCACCGGATAGACTAAACATGAAACTGGAGGAGGCTGCTTCAGTTCTTGAAGATATTTAA